A region from the Fundulus heteroclitus isolate FHET01 chromosome 22, MU-UCD_Fhet_4.1, whole genome shotgun sequence genome encodes:
- the LOC118557059 gene encoding uncharacterized protein LOC118557059: MYAKCREHGLRVRKEDVRFVLKELDPQGVALRQARRLRRRNYFSKGPNFIWHMDSYDKLKPYGICINASIDGFSRKIIWLNAYTTSSNPKVIGGYYIEAVQRLNGCPRVVRGDLGTENGHVRSFQRFLVPTEPNETLDSYLEGASTANQRIEYWWRFLRNQCVEFWLSLFGDIRDNGYFDGGFLDKNLLQFCCMGIIQDELDDTAQVWNAHSIRPSNNRNVPSGRPNVMYALPELYRTRDFLCLVEEEHVEVCKNECISRLTKPCDPDVFDLCNILMAESHLTLPTDAYQALNLYMHLREAIIASL; the protein is encoded by the exons ATGTACGCTAAATGCAGAGAGCATGGACTTCGTGTGAGAAAAGAAGATGTGCGCTTTGTGTTGAAGGAATTGGATCCCCAAGGGGTGGCACTGAGGCAGGCAAGACGTCTCAGACGGAGAAATTACTTTTCAAAGGGACCAAACTTCATCTGGCACATGGACTCCTACGACAAACTTAAACCATATGGAATATGCATCAACGCAAGTATTGATGGGTTTTCAAGAAAAATAATCTGGCTTAATGCTTACACAACAAGTAGTAATCCAAAGGTGATCGGGGGGTATTACATCGAAGCGGTGCAGCGTTTAAATGGCTGCCCTAGAGTTGTACGTGGTGATCTTGGAACCGAAAATGGCCATGTGAGAAGTTTCCAGCGTTTCCTTGTACCAACGGAACCAAACGAGACCCTTGACAGTTACCTGGAAGGAGCAAGTACAGCTAATCAAAGAATTGAATATTGGTGGCGTTTCCTTCGTAACCAGTGTGTGGAGTTCTGGTTGTCCCTTTTTGGAGACATCAGAGACAACGGTTACTTTGATGGTGGATTTTTAGACAAAAACCTTCTTCAGTTTTGCTGCATGGGGATCATACAG GATGAGCTGGATGATACTGCCCAGGTTTGGAATGCACACTCCATCAGGCCATCAAACAACAGAAATGTCCCCAGTGGTCGACCCAATGTGATGTATGCATTACCTGAGCTCTACAGGACAAGAGACTTTCTTTGCCTTGTTGAAGAGGAACATGTTGAAGTATGCAAAAATGAGTGCATTTCTCGACTGACCAAACCATGTGATCCAGATGTCTTTGACCTCTGCAACATCCTTATGGCAGAGTCCCATCTGACCTTACCCACAGACGCTTACCAGGCTTTGAACTTGTATATGCATCTAAGAGAGGCAATCATTGCATCACTTTAA